A single region of the Gemmatimonadota bacterium genome encodes:
- a CDS encoding ornithine cyclodeaminase family protein, translating to MKIRVLSRKEIAAALDMPTAIAAMREAFRSLSDGTAHAPTRLSMDTPGGVALFMPGRVGNERVAAKLVSVNLDNPERYGLPAIHAAIAVFDPRTGALKALLEGEWLTALRTGAGGGLAADLMACPQAGTVALFGAGVQARTQLDAVRCVREVREVRVFTLDDTGRTLAREIEASDSGLEARAARTPEEALAGADLVIAATTSPTPVFDGSLVEDGAHVTGIGSFTPEMAEVDATLVARARIVVDQRAGAMAEAGDILQPLAAGVIDESAVVGELGDVVAGRVPGRTRPDEITFFKSVGNAVQDVAVAHLALVQAEEAGLGTVLSL from the coding sequence ATGAAGATCAGAGTTCTTTCCCGGAAGGAGATCGCGGCGGCCCTCGACATGCCGACGGCCATCGCCGCCATGCGCGAGGCCTTCCGTTCCCTCTCCGACGGGACAGCCCACGCGCCGACCCGCCTCTCCATGGACACACCCGGAGGTGTCGCCCTCTTCATGCCGGGACGGGTGGGGAACGAAAGAGTGGCGGCCAAGCTGGTGAGCGTCAACCTGGACAATCCCGAGCGTTACGGCCTTCCGGCGATTCACGCCGCCATAGCGGTCTTCGACCCTAGAACCGGCGCTCTGAAAGCCTTGCTGGAGGGGGAGTGGCTGACCGCGCTGCGCACGGGGGCGGGAGGAGGGCTCGCCGCCGACCTGATGGCGTGTCCGCAGGCCGGAACGGTCGCCCTTTTCGGGGCCGGCGTTCAGGCGCGCACCCAGCTCGATGCGGTACGCTGCGTGCGGGAGGTGCGAGAGGTCCGCGTCTTCACGTTGGACGATACCGGACGAACCCTGGCAAGAGAGATCGAGGCGTCGGATTCCGGCCTCGAGGCGAGAGCGGCGCGGACACCCGAGGAGGCCCTCGCGGGAGCCGACCTGGTGATCGCCGCCACCACCAGCCCCACACCGGTCTTCGACGGCTCGCTCGTCGAGGACGGAGCCCATGTGACCGGCATCGGCTCCTTCACTCCCGAGATGGCCGAGGTCGACGCGACCCTCGTCGCCAGGGCGCGCATCGTTGTGGACCAGCGGGCTGGCGCTATGGCCGAGGCGGGGGACATCCTGCAGCCGCTCGCCGCCGGGGTGATCGACGAGTCAGCCGTTGTCGGCGAGTTGGGAGACGTGGTCGCGGGCCGGGTTCCGGGGCGCACGAGGCCCGACGAGATTACGTTCTTCAAGTCCGTCGGGAACGCCGTTCAGGATGTCGCGGTAGCACATTTGGCCTTGGTGCAGGCGGAGGAGGCCGGGTTGGGGACCGTGTTGTCACTGTAG
- a CDS encoding ABC transporter substrate-binding protein produces the protein MPHWLPVAILAAAAGCAEPPPDGGVLVVDASGVERSLVEPARRIVSLVPSATAVLRALGEEDRLVGRTQFDTAEWAAKIASVGRGIDPSLEHVIERDPDLVIFYQGDDSRGIADRLGEFGIPTVSVKTGLMEDVFRQVEIVGAVTGSEDRAAALVADLRNRLGSLRALSEDRKGPSVVYVLGGTPPFVATRGSWVNEIVETAGGKNPLDEDGGFVPISPEVLRFAAPDIVLVNTASDWDPRLAPDARVIELGGRLQVPGPGIAEDAEYLHGLFFPHD, from the coding sequence GTGCCGCATTGGCTGCCGGTCGCGATTCTCGCTGCGGCGGCAGGATGTGCGGAGCCCCCGCCGGACGGCGGCGTTCTGGTGGTGGACGCCTCCGGTGTCGAACGGAGCCTCGTCGAGCCGGCTCGACGTATCGTGTCGCTGGTACCTTCCGCCACCGCCGTTCTGCGCGCTCTCGGCGAGGAGGACCGGCTGGTGGGTCGCACCCAGTTCGACACGGCGGAGTGGGCGGCGAAAATCGCGTCGGTCGGAAGGGGCATCGACCCGAGCCTCGAACACGTCATCGAGCGCGACCCGGACCTCGTGATATTCTATCAGGGCGACGACAGCCGAGGGATCGCGGACCGACTGGGTGAATTCGGCATCCCGACGGTGTCCGTGAAAACCGGTCTGATGGAAGACGTGTTTCGGCAGGTCGAGATAGTCGGCGCGGTCACCGGGTCTGAGGACAGGGCCGCCGCGCTTGTGGCCGATTTGCGCAACAGGCTGGGGAGCTTGCGTGCGCTCTCGGAAGACCGAAAGGGGCCGAGTGTGGTCTATGTGCTGGGCGGAACGCCACCGTTCGTGGCGACTCGCGGCAGCTGGGTCAACGAGATCGTCGAGACGGCCGGAGGTAAGAACCCGCTTGACGAGGACGGAGGATTCGTCCCGATCAGCCCCGAGGTCCTCAGGTTCGCCGCACCGGACATAGTGCTGGTGAACACGGCGAGCGACTGGGATCCCCGTCTGGCGCCGGACGCCCGGGTGATAGAGCTGGGCGGACGTTTGCAGGTTCCCGGACCGGGGATTGCGGAAGACGCGGAGTACCTCCACGGTCTGTTCTTTCCGCACGATTAG
- a CDS encoding iron ABC transporter permease gives MKRSSSVAVGLTVSLALAVALGVGVGGAEVSVVDVFRALVGLESADRGITVGLRLPRVIMALLVGGGLAVSGAGFQSLLRNPLAEPYILGISSGAALGAVAVITFGWVAAASWGLPVVAFAGSIFALLLIFGFASASRAVMDVKVLLLAGVAVSAFFGSVIALMMTLAEGSAAQRALLWMMGSVANSSWNEVLIVATYTIPATLGLLGCARALNLLAIGEETAHHLGASVERMKRIVLLLSALIAASGVAFVGIIGFVGLVMPHVVRMVVVADNRVLLPIVFLAGANFLVFADLLARTVISPTELPIGVVTAVVGVPVFLILLRRSG, from the coding sequence ATGAAGCGCTCGTCGTCCGTCGCGGTCGGGCTAACGGTCTCTCTCGCCCTCGCTGTGGCGTTAGGTGTCGGGGTCGGCGGCGCGGAGGTTTCGGTTGTCGACGTGTTTCGAGCGTTGGTGGGACTCGAAAGCGCGGATCGGGGGATAACCGTCGGACTGAGGCTTCCGAGAGTGATAATGGCACTCCTGGTGGGAGGAGGGCTCGCGGTCTCGGGGGCCGGATTCCAGTCGCTGCTGCGCAACCCGCTCGCCGAGCCCTACATCCTCGGCATTTCCAGCGGTGCGGCTCTGGGTGCGGTGGCGGTGATCACGTTCGGCTGGGTCGCCGCAGCGTCGTGGGGTCTTCCGGTAGTGGCTTTCGCGGGCTCGATCTTCGCCCTCTTACTCATATTCGGGTTCGCTTCCGCGTCGCGAGCCGTCATGGATGTGAAAGTCCTGCTTCTCGCAGGTGTGGCGGTATCCGCGTTCTTCGGTTCCGTCATCGCTCTGATGATGACCCTGGCCGAGGGGAGCGCCGCTCAGAGGGCTTTGCTGTGGATGATGGGGAGCGTGGCGAACAGCTCGTGGAACGAAGTCCTGATTGTCGCGACCTACACTATTCCGGCCACTCTCGGCCTGCTCGGCTGCGCCCGGGCCCTGAATCTTCTCGCGATCGGCGAAGAGACCGCTCACCACCTCGGAGCTTCGGTGGAGAGAATGAAGCGGATCGTGCTTCTGCTCTCGGCTCTCATAGCCGCGTCCGGAGTCGCCTTCGTCGGCATCATCGGCTTCGTGGGTCTCGTCATGCCGCACGTCGTGCGCATGGTGGTGGTGGCCGACAACCGCGTCCTGCTGCCGATCGTGTTTCTCGCCGGCGCCAACTTCCTCGTTTTCGCCGACCTGCTTGCCCGTACGGTGATCTCGCCGACGGAGCTTCCGATCGGGGTGGTGACCGCCGTCGTCGGAGTGCCGGTCTTCCTCATATTGCTCAGGCGGTCGGGGTGA
- the rsgA gene encoding ribosome small subunit-dependent GTPase A, whose product MRGRLKHRESELEKIVVGDSVELSGGNSSWTIESVAGRRTLLARRGRGGTTGKLIAANVDTAFAVISVREPRAKLELADRLLVLAEAGRLRPVLVVNKIDLPDGDLIADSLLSLYRTVGYRALKVSATTGTGLSELVQEMSGSLSTLIGPSGVGKSSLLNAIKPSLGRRTAPVSGLGTGRHTTVSSRIVSLVGGASVADTPGFANVKVWGLGPAELVRCFPELRRLSPSCRFRDCAHIAEPDCAVREAVGRGAIEGSRYRSYLDARTEAAEALPEWSAART is encoded by the coding sequence GTGCGCGGCAGGCTCAAGCACAGGGAGAGCGAGCTCGAGAAGATAGTCGTCGGCGACTCAGTCGAGCTCTCCGGCGGGAACTCGTCCTGGACGATAGAGTCGGTGGCCGGACGCCGCACTCTCCTGGCGCGCCGCGGGCGGGGCGGCACCACCGGCAAGTTGATTGCCGCGAACGTCGATACGGCTTTCGCGGTGATCTCCGTTCGCGAACCCAGGGCCAAGCTCGAGCTTGCCGACCGCCTCCTCGTCCTCGCCGAGGCCGGTAGGCTGAGGCCGGTGCTTGTGGTCAACAAGATCGATCTGCCGGACGGCGACCTGATCGCCGACAGCTTGCTTTCCCTTTACCGCACCGTCGGATACCGGGCTCTAAAGGTCAGTGCGACGACCGGCACGGGGTTGAGCGAACTCGTTCAGGAGATGTCCGGATCGCTCTCCACCCTCATCGGGCCTTCCGGGGTCGGCAAGTCCTCGTTGCTGAACGCCATCAAGCCGAGCCTCGGCCGTCGGACGGCTCCGGTCTCCGGTCTCGGCACGGGCAGGCACACGACCGTCAGTTCCAGAATCGTCTCGCTCGTCGGAGGCGCGTCGGTGGCCGACACACCGGGATTCGCCAACGTAAAGGTCTGGGGTCTCGGTCCGGCGGAACTCGTCCGCTGCTTTCCCGAGTTGAGGAGGCTCTCTCCGTCCTGCCGCTTCCGGGACTGCGCCCACATCGCCGAGCCCGATTGCGCGGTGCGGGAGGCGGTCGGTCGAGGCGCCATCGAAGGATCCAGGTATCGGAGCTACCTGGACGCCCGGACCGAGGCGGCCGAAGCCCTGCCCGAATGGAGCGCCGCGAGGACATAG
- a CDS encoding ABC transporter ATP-binding protein, producing MKFETAGVHLTYPGSPVPALAGVSTSAEGGGFKAVAGPNGCGKTTLLRVMLGLLTPAKGEALLDGRRIEEWEPRRRAQAVGVVTQREAFPFPLTVRGLVGMGRYPHLGPLQAERPTDRKEVEAAMAECGLTGFADRDVATLSGGELQLARIARALAQRPKALALDEPSASLDLHHRMRIFRLLRRKADEGRTVIVVVHDLELAARFADEALLLKAGKVVADGPPAEVMRTDRLSDLYDWPVAVSREPESGMLRVTALEGDPACDDRQAEPVDGSD from the coding sequence GTGAAGTTCGAAACCGCCGGAGTTCACCTGACCTATCCCGGCAGCCCGGTTCCCGCACTCGCCGGAGTCTCGACCTCGGCGGAAGGCGGTGGCTTCAAGGCCGTCGCGGGGCCTAACGGGTGCGGCAAGACCACTTTGCTGCGGGTCATGCTCGGTCTGCTCACGCCCGCCAAGGGAGAAGCGCTTCTGGACGGTCGGAGGATCGAGGAGTGGGAGCCCCGCAGGCGGGCCCAGGCGGTAGGCGTCGTGACCCAGCGCGAGGCCTTCCCGTTCCCGCTGACAGTGCGAGGGCTCGTCGGCATGGGGCGCTACCCGCACCTGGGACCGCTCCAAGCGGAGCGACCCACCGACCGGAAGGAGGTGGAGGCGGCCATGGCGGAGTGCGGTCTGACCGGATTCGCCGACCGCGACGTGGCCACTCTCTCAGGAGGAGAGCTCCAGCTCGCCCGCATCGCGAGAGCGCTGGCTCAGCGACCGAAGGCGCTCGCCCTCGACGAGCCGTCAGCCAGCCTCGATCTCCACCACCGGATGAGGATTTTCCGACTCTTGCGCCGAAAGGCCGACGAAGGCCGGACGGTGATCGTGGTCGTCCACGACCTGGAACTCGCGGCCCGCTTCGCCGACGAGGCGCTCTTGCTGAAGGCGGGAAAGGTGGTCGCCGACGGCCCGCCCGCCGAGGTGATGCGGACCGACCGCCTCTCCGACCTCTACGACTGGCCGGTGGCGGTCTCGAGGGAGCCGGAATCGGGGATGCTGCGGGTGACGGCGCTCGAAGGTGACCCGGCCTGCGACGACCGGCAGGCGGAGCCGGTGGACGGGTCGGACTGA